From one Paramormyrops kingsleyae isolate MSU_618 chromosome 1, PKINGS_0.4, whole genome shotgun sequence genomic stretch:
- the lrrk2 gene encoding leucine-rich repeat serine/threonine-protein kinase 2 isoform X3, with protein sequence MGDDGKLEEKVIKLTVRLKSLQEGKQLDTLVQIMDDLRCLADAQHCAAELFEDKDVHLPLMVVLTSYIDSRRVQQVGLLLLCRLIEICPSTLDKLIGPVIEAGEWEVLAVHRQILKVLSVHHEHSQLMALGLQVLAYILASDAIMLMVLEDDMDVFDLVVSAMTRFQTSGEIQFYGCKSLQLLLEHVPEEHLVEFIEKEDHIIVLKAARLFRDQENVLLQALRVLYPLAGPASNVEILMSGNERCYGVISQAMESFQHNQALQEIGCCLFQKFTSESYYSILVLNGVHRVIVRACMMYPENTTLQASGLSCLAALTKTVFLSTEMEGGKGEAEEREEPSWFGICCSALELHTSSAQVQESACRAVNSLLLYDRRIQQILRDVDGRTPIHRQIMAAILLHSSSLDVFQAATSALESLIDHDSKVRALLLSSGIHINVVEMMKKHSSSPEVAESACKLLHQLFQGRTAGLDELIMAMCEILKAMKVHNLLPNIQLEAMRASLTFLNPDRSLKEHGISLRDPDAVDISLKVLKNQCLVEGAHAVYLEALNRFIGLLDVQLYGLRVLSALVDSSGAMDLMCQQGAIDTVLHTLQMYREEREIHYWGLNLLHELIAKKKLSSMMMPVLASVVVDSVRRHQGDAEVHLKGFQVALKLLDVFPAAASKMETEDFDRVIFHHLSRRPSEQRADPVHRLSCLCLSKMAANSDITYIMLEKACVDGDITMVDCLIRLGADVNKKTRTESLIYQVCERGEHLQLLELLLNCGVHEQHLRSALGAGIRRWAGPVITLLLAKLGLDLNNSALCLGGFRLGRIEAAWLSPLFERRAPSLGRRTSKGMSLARVILSYQRRKAKVSSSRVVNEVCSSGYLSDESEDLSLFSAMDGCVNANSDMESDGSDGTSNIKSKFPSDTFEESNGQHRISEVSSADSDQSVPSHRRFSKASPRQKGNCSPVFGGMDCTSPLGGDREHIRLLDLSGNELDSLSCLMGDSVTLQHLEHVVRLELSQNNLVEFPELLCQSLRNLTRLDLHGNHLKSFPAGLLGLPSLSVLNVSRNCVGPQLCLPPAVRCPSMRHFNLSFNHIAVFPDLLGQSLEMLEDLLLEGNRLTVLSGPLLLPEMRLLDISRNSIERICQDALTSCLKLETLNASMNKLSCFSSLPSKLTTLKLADNNFTCVPEVILQLPHLRSLDMRNSSISVLPGPVAWTSVNLSELIFSHNRIALLDISEPVYKWARLEKLHLAGNMLTEIPSEIGLLENLTSLDVSRNEGLRSFPDEMGKLSRLWDLPLDGLRLNMNLKHIGNKTKDIVRFLQQRLKKAAPYFRMKLIMVGNSRSGKTTLVQQLMKLRRSQWFADQLSEAIDVKDWSIRVRDKRNIVLNVWDFSGGEKFSSSQCHFMSQRAMYIVVFNLSKGPAEVEALKPWLFNIKAIAPLSPVILVGTHADVCEDHQLQACLAKIKGELLLHQGFPAIRDYHMVNACEDSDPMSRLRKAVIREATGFKIQGQPVIGQLIPDSYLELERRLLQERARTAHDFPVLRHQHLLDIVQENQLQLDESELAHAVHFLSEAGVLLHFVDPALQLADLYFIKPQWLCSIVSQTSPLKCACRSEQPKGIVRHSVAEKFLLESRCFPKRYLAQYLKLLEKFQIALPFGEDQLLIPSSLPHRRPMIELPHCENSEVVVRLYEMPYFPMDFWSRHINRLLEVSSSLLNAKEKALRPNLVCWRTGIHLNWSPEAYCLVESTSWENAPQSFVKITVPCCRKGHILLGQVVDHIDSLLEEWFPGLLTTDIHGSGEMLLKKWVLYSFEDGQEWSKMLLEDLLTQIKEGYLLTNPSDPRSTVPISQIAPDLILRDLPASMMLNTEELEIDLSNEYLLGDGGFGSVYRAVYKNEEVAVKIFNKHASAMHILRQLRQELAVLGRLHHPSLVSLLAAGTSPPLLVMELAPCGSLDSLFQHENGNLNRKLQHRIALQVADGLRFLHASMIIYRDLKPHNILLFNLKTDSEIIAKITDYGIAQYCCSMGVRTSEGTPGFRAPEVARGNVIYNQQADVFSFGLLMYDLLTCGERMFDGMKFPSEFDEVAVQGKLPDPVKHYGCSPWPLFEDLMKHCMKENPQERPSASEVFDKLNSGEMLCLMRRVDVCRVPNAECFAVARGGDAGLCVSVGGGSSSQRRGCITSVVLSSGKLTAQEIDSSPVLCLVTVRVPEESSDWLVAGTQAGSLIVINTADMSVLHGLQRVTDAVTSLFFHCDPEHRHKRSHLLVGTADGVLAVYDESEIQYDNGQPLKTLHIGTINTPILSLGQSACPLDGTTIWAGCGTQVLGFNADYDILKTIETKLNCFNQWGSETNISRLAVDKHIYVSKVRTHTVEVWDRKSERMSNLIDCAQILRQRLRVSYAERELDTGISWASVKALLIQHNTSLWIGTRGGHVILMDLLTCLPLQVIGHLCQSVRSMMLVHSEALNPRNVVLVLGRSSRARREKARMDYDDSTLLVWNSTQPQEVRDLKKHCDMRMEIADKMRTPRNT encoded by the exons ATGGGCGACGACGGCAAACTGGAAGAAAAGGTGATCAAACTAACCGTAAGACTGAAAAGTTTGCAAGAGGGGAAACAGCTGGACACCCTGGTGCAGATCATGGACGATTTGCGCTGCCTGGCCGACGCTCAACATTGCG CCGCGGAGCTGTTTGAAGATAAGGACGTCCATCTGCCTTTGATGGTAGTACTGACGTCGTACATAGACAGCCGGAGAGTGCAGCAG GTGGGGCTGTTGCTACTTTGCCGTCTGATAGAAATCTGCCCCTCCACTCTGGACAAGTTAATTGGACCTGTGATAGAGGCGGGGGAATGGGAAGTACTGGCAGTACATCG ACAGATTCTCAAGGTCCTCTCTGTGCATCACGAGCACAGCCAGCTGATGGCCCTGGGGCTCCAAGTACTGGCGTACATCCTTGCGTCAG ATGCCATAATGCTGATGGTCCTGGAGGATGACATGGACGTCTTTGACCTGGTGGTCAGTGCGATGACACGTTTCCAAACCAGTGGAGAAATCCAGTTTTACGGCTGCAAGTCCCTGCAGCTGCTTCTGGAGCACG TTCCAGAGGAGCACCTAGTGGAATTTATAGAGAAGGAGGACCACATCATAGTCCTGAAGGCTGCCCGCTTGTTCAGAGATCAAGAGAATGTGCTTCTACAGGCCCTTAGGGTGTTGTACCCACTGGCTGGTCCAG CTAGCAATGTGGAGATCTTGATGTCAGGAAATGAGAGATGCTACGGTGTCATCAGTCAGGCTATGGAGTCTTTCCAACACAATCAAGCATTGCAAGAGATCGGCTGCTGCCTTTTCCAGAAATTCACGTCAG AGAGCTACTACAGCATCCTGGTGCTGAATGGCGTGCACAGGGTCATTGTAAGAGCATGTATGATGTATCCAGAGAATACTACACTTCAAGCATCTGGTCTCTCTTGCCTGGCTGCCCTCA CCAAAACGGTTTTCTTAAGTACGGAAATGGAGGGTGGAAaaggggaggcagaggagcGTGAGGAGCCGAGCTGGTTTGGGATCTGCTGCAGCGCCCTGGAGCTCCACACCTCCAGCGCCCAGGTGCAG GAGTCTGCATGCAGAGCAGTGAACAGTCTGCTGCTGTACGACCGCAGAATCCAGCAGATTCTCAGGGATGTTGACGGGAG GACTCCTATCCACAGGCAGATTATGGCTGCCATTCTTCTGCATTCATCCTCCTTGGATGTTTTCCAAGCAGCGACCAGTGCACTTGAGAGTCTCATAGACCACGACA GTAAAGTTCGAGCTCTTTTGCTGTCCAGTGGGATCCACATCAACGTTGTGGAGATGATGAAAAAACACAGTTCCTCTCCTGAGGTAGCAGAAAGCGCATGTAAGTTACTACATCAACTGTTCCAGGGAAG GACGGCCGGTTTGGATGAGCTGATTATGGCCATGTGTGAGATCCTGAAGGCCATGAAGGTTCACAACCTCCTGCCCAACATCCAGCTAGAAGCCATGAGAGCCAGCCTGACCTTTCTCAATCCCG ACAGGAGCCTGAAGGAGCACGGTATCTCGTTGAGGGACCCAGATGCTGTGGACATCTCACTAAAGGTGCTGAAGAACCAGTGTTTGGTGGAGGGTGCACATGCTGTGTACCTGGAAGCCTTGAATAGG TTCATCGGCTTGCTGGATGTTCAGCTGTATGGTCTGAGAGTTCTGTCCGCTCTGGTTGACTCCTCTGGCGCAATGGATCTGATgtgtcagcagggggcgataGATACTGTGTTGCACACGCTGCAGATGTACCGTGAGGAAAGAG AAATCCATTACTGGGGACTGAACCTGCTCCATGAGCTCATTGCAAAGAAGAAGCTGTCCAGCATGATGATGCCAGTCCTGGCTTCGGTTGTGGTCGACTCTGTGAGACGACATCAGGGGGATGCAGAGGTGCATTTGAAG GGGTTTCAGGTGGCTCTGAAGCTGCTGGACGTGTTCCCAGCAGCAGCCAGCAAGATGGAGACGGAGGACTTCGACAGAGTGATCTTTCACCATCTCTCACGGCGTCCTTCCGAGCAGCGAGCGGATCCA GTTCACAGACTGAGctgcctctgcctctccaagatGGCCGCTAACAGTGACATCACCtacatcatgctggaaaaggcctGCGTCGACGGTGACATCACAATGGTGGACTGTCTGATACGGCTGGGAGCCGATGTCAATAAGAAGACGAGGACGGAGTCTCTTATCTATCAG GTCTGCGAGCGAGGGGAGCACCTGCAgctgctggagctgctgctGAACTGCGGCGTCCACGAGCAGCATCTGCGCAGCGCCCTCGGCGCCGGCATCCGCAGGTGGGCCGGCCCTGTCATCACTCTGCTCCTGGCCAAGCTGGGGCTCGACCTGAACAACAGCGCCCTCTGTCTGGGCGGCTTCCGCCTGGGCCGCATCGAGGCCGCCTGGCTGAGTCCGCTGTTCGAGCGCAGAGCTCCAAGCCTCGGGAGAAGGACCA GTAAAGGGATGTCACTGGCTAGAGTGATTCTGTCCTACCAGAGGAGAAAGGCCAAAGTCAGCTCTTCCAGGGTGGTGAATGAAGTTTGTTCCTCAGGATACCTGTCTGATGAAAGTGAAGATCTCAGCCTCTTCTCTGCCATGGACGGCTGTGTCAACGCAAATTCCGACATGGAGAGTGACG GAAGTGATGGGACCTCAAACataaagagcaaatttccaTCTGACACGTTTGAAGAGAGTAACGGCCAGCACCGTATCTCCGAG GTGAGCAGTGCTGACTCAGACCAAAGCGTGCCGAGTCACCGGAGATTCTCGAAGGCATCCCCGAGACAGAAAG GTAATTGTTCCCCTGTTTTTGGTGGCATGGACTGCACCTCCCCACTGGGGGGAGACAGAGAGCACATCAGGCTGCTGGACCTCTCAGGGAATGAGTTGGACAGCTTGTCCTGCCTGATGGGGGACAGTGTGACCTTGcagcacctggaacacgtcgtCCGCCTGGAGCTAAGCCAGAACAACCTTGTGGAGTTCCCTGAACTTCTGTGTCAG AGTCTGAGGAATTTGACCCGTTTGGATCTCCATGGTAACCATCTCAAGTCTTTCCCGGCCGGCTTGCTAGGCTTGCCCTCACTGAGCGTGCTCAATGTGTCCCGGAACTGTGTGGGACCGCAGCTCTGCCTTCCGCCCGCTGTGCGATGCCCCTCGATGAGGCACTTCAACCTCTCCTTCAACCACATTGCCGTGTTCCCTGACCTTCTGGGCCAGTCGCTGGAGATGCTGGAGGATCTTTTACTTGAAGG GAACAGGCTTACGGTGCTGTCGGGCCCTCTTCTCCTGCCTGAGATGAGGCTGCTGGACATCAGCAGAAACAGCATTGAGCGTATCTGTCAGGATGCCCTGACCAGCTGCCTGAAGCTGGAGACTCTCAATGCTTCCATGAATAAGCTTA GTTGTTTTTCGTCACTTCCATCAAAATTAACAACACTGAAATTAGCTGATAATAACTTCACTTGTGTTCCAGAAGTAATTCTTCAGCTACCACA TTTACGATCCCTGGACATGAGGAACAGCAGCATATCTGTGCTGCCGGGGCCTGTCGCCTGGACCTCCGTTAACCTGAGTGAGCTCATCTTCAGTCACAACCGCATCGCTCTTCTGGACATCAGTGAACCTGTGTACAAGTGGGCTCGACTGGAGAAGTTACACCTCGCCGGCAACATGCTTACTGAG ATTCCAAGTGAGATAGGCTTGCTGGAAAACTTGACGTCTCTGGATGTGAGCAGGAATGAGGGGCTGCGCTCCTTTCCGGATGAAATGGGCAAACTCAGCAGGCTGTGGGACCTGCCACTGGACGGGCTCAGACTCAACATGAACCTGAAGCACATCGGCAACAAGACCAAAGACATTGTCAG GTTCCTGCAGCAGCGTCTCAAAAAGGCAGCTCCCTACTTCAGGATGAAGCTGATCATGGTGGGAAATTCTCGGAGTGGGAAAACCACACTGGTCCAGCAGCTCATGAAGCTCCGGAGGTCCCAGTGGTTTGCGGACCAGCTGAGCGAGGCCATTGATGTCAAAGACTGGTCCATCCGTGTCCGCGACAAGAGAAACATAGTACTGAATGTGTGGGACTTTTCAG GAGGAGAGAAATTCAGCAGCTCACAGTGTCATTTCATGAGCCAGCGAGCGATGTACATCGTGGTGTTCAACCTGAGCAAGGGCCCGGCTGAAGTGGAAGCCCTGAAGCCCTGGCTTTTCAACATCAAG GCCATCGCCCCCCTATCCCCAGTGATCCTGGTGGGCACTCATGCCGACGTCTGCGAGGACCATCAGCTGCAGGCATGTTTGGCAAAAATCAAGGGAGAGCTGCTGCTTCACCAGGGCTTCCCCGCAATCAGGGATTATCACATGGTCAACGCGTGCGAGGACTCCGACCCAATGAGCCGACTGCGCAAGGCTGTCATAAGGGAGGCCACTGGTTTCAAG ATCCAGGGTCAGCCGGTGATTGGGCAGCTTATCCCAGACAGCTACCTGGAGCTAGAGAGGAGACTTCTGCAGGAAAGGGCAAGAACAGCCCACGACTTCCCTGTGCTACGTCACCAGCACTTGCTGGACATTGTGCAGGAGAACCAGCTGCAGCTGGATGAGAGCGAGCTGGCCCACGCGGTCCACTTTCTCAGCGAGGCTG GTGTGCTGCTGCACTTTGTTGACCCAGCCCTCCAGCTTGCCGATCTCTACTTCATTAAACCCCAGTGGCTCTGCAGCATCGTTTCCCAG ACGTCGCCGCTGAAATGTGCCTGTCGCTCGGAACAGCCGAAGGGCATCGTGCGGCACTCGGTGGCTGAGAAGTTCCTCCTTGAGAGCCGGTGTTTTCCAAAACGTTACTTGGCCCAGTACCTGAAGCTTCTGGAGAAGTTCCAGATCGCTCTGCCCTTCGGAGAAGATCAGCTGCTCATACCAAGCAG CCTGCCACATCGCAGACCAATGATAGAGCTCCCCCACTGTGAGAACTCTGAAGTTGTTGTCCGACTGTATGAGATGCCATACTTCCCAATGGACTTCTGGTCCAGGCATATCAATCGTCTGCTGGAGGTCTCTTCATCCTTGTTGAATGCAAAAG AAAAAGCTCTAAGACCGAACCTAGTCTGCTGGAGGACAGGAATCCACCTGAACTGGTCTCCTGAAGCTTACTGTCTGGTGGAGTCCACATCCTGGGAGAATGCTCCTCAGAGCTTTGTCAAGATCACGGTTCCTTGCTGTCGCAAAG GTCATATTCTACTTGGTCAGGTCGTTGATCACATCGACTCCCTTCTGGAAGAGTGGTTTCCTGGCCTCCTCACCACTGATATCCATGGCAGTGGGGAGATGTTGCTGAAGAAATGGGTGCTGTATAGTTTTGAAGATGGTCAGGAATGGAGTAAGATGCTTCTGGAGGACCTTCTCACACAGATCAAGGAAG GTTATCTACTGACGAATCCATCTGACCCCCGATCTACAGTTCCCATTTCCCAAATAGCACCAGATCTGATTCTTAGGGATTTGCCAGCAAGTATGATGCTCAACACTGAAGAGCTGGAGATAGACCTTTCTAATGAGTATTTACTGG GGGATGGAGGTTTTGGGTCCGTCTATCGAGCTGTCTACAAGAACGAAGAAGTCGCTGTTAAAATTTTCAACAAACATGCCTCGGCGATGCACATTCTCAGGCAGCTCAGACAG GAGCTAGCTGTGCTCGGGCGCCTGCACCATCCCAGCCTGGTGTCTCTCCTGGCTGCTGGGACGTCTCCCCCCTTGCTGGTCATGGAGCTGGCCCCTTGCGGGTCCCTGGACTCGCTATTTCAACATGAAAATGGCAACTTGAACCGCAAGCTGCAGCATAGGATTGCCCTGCAAGTGGCGGATGGACTTAG ATTCCTTCATGCTTCCATGATCATTTACCGAGACCTGAAGCCACACAACATTCTTTTGTTTAATCTGAAGACGGACTCTGAGATCATCGCCAAGATCACCGATTACGGCATAGCTCAGTACTGCTGCAGTATGGGGGTCAGAACTTCAGAAGGGACCCCTG GATTTCGAGCTCCGGAAGTTGCCCGAGGCAACGTCATATACAACCAACAGGCAGATGTGTTCTCTTTTGGCCTGTTGATGTACGACCTGCTCACTTGCGGGGAAAGGATGTTTGATGGCATGAAGTTCCCCAGTGAGTTTGATGAAGTTGCAGTCCAGGGAAAGCTGCCAG ATCCAGTCAAGCACTATGGCTGCAGCCCGTGGCCTTTGTTTGAAGATCTGATGAAGCACTGTATGAAGGAGAACCCTCAGGAAAGACCCTCAGCATCAGAG gtaTTTGACAAGCTCAACTCGGGCGAGATGCTCTGCCTGATGCGACGGGTGGATGTTTGCCGGGTGCCGAACGCTGAGTGCTTTGCAGTGGCCCGTGGGGGTGACGCGGGGCTGTGTGTCAGTGTCGGAGGAGGCAGCAGCAGCCAGAGAAGAGGCTGTATCACATCTGTCGTGCTGAGCTCTGGGAAACTGACTGCCCAG GAGATTGATAGCAGTCCCGTCCTGTGCCTTGTGACAGTGCGAGTCCCAGAGGAAAGCAGCGATTGGCTGGTGGCAGGAACACAGGCAGGATCTCTTATAGTAATAAACACGGCGGACATGTCTGTTCTACACGGTCTTCAGAGAGTCACCGATGCTGTGACTTCCCTCTTCTTTCACTGTGACCCAGAACACAG GCATAAGAGGAGCCATTTGTTAGTGGGAACTGCTGATGGAGTTCTGGCTGTTTATGATGAATCGGAGATTCAG TATGATAATGGCCAGCCTCTGAAGACACTGCATATCGGGACCATTAACACTCCCATACTGAGCCTGGGCCAATCTGCTTGCCCACTGGACGGAACCACCATCTGGGCCGGCTGTGGAACCCAAGTTTTGGGATTTAATGCAGACTATGATATCCTGAAGACCATTGAAACCAAACTGAATTGCTTTAATCA GTGGGGCAGTGAAACCAATATTTCCCGCTTGGCGGTGGATAAGCACATCTATGTCAGCAAGGTGAGGACCCACACAGTTGAAGTTTGGGACAGGAAGAGCGAGAGGATGAGCAACCTCATTGACTGTGCTCAGATACTAAG acAGAGATTGAGGGTTTCATATGCAGAGAGGGAACTGGACACTGGGATTTCCTGGGCCAGTGTGAAAGCCCTGCTGATACAGCACAACACATCTCTCTGGATTGGTACCAGGGGTGGTCATGTGATCCTCATGGACCTGTTGACCTGCCTGCCCCTGCAGGTCATCGGCCATCTCTGCCAGTCTGTAAGGAGCATGATGTTGGTCCATTCAG AAGCACTAAACCCAAGGAATGTTGTTCTCGTCCTGGGACGAAGCAGCAGGGCGAGAAGGGAGAAGGCCAGAATGGACTACG ATGACTCCACCCTACTGGTCTGGAACAGCACACAGCCCCAGGAGGTCCGAGATCTGAAGAAACACTGTGACATGAGGATGGAGATCGCTGACAAGATGAGGACACCACGAAACACCTGA